In Aerococcus loyolae, a genomic segment contains:
- the cysK gene encoding cysteine synthase A: MVYNNISEAIGNTPIIKLAHEDKDSADIYVKLESRNPGGSVKDRPVKYILKSLLDSGELEKGGTIVESTSGNTGVALSMLGAAFGLHVIIVMPETMSVERRNLIQAYGAELVLTPGSEGMKGAGEKAAEIAKEKNAPIFGQFVRHENVQAHEETTAKEILADLDQVDGFVAGIGTGGTVTGVGKTLKAHDKNTVVWGVEPEGSPLLNEGKAGSHKIQGIGANFIPKILDQNVLDKVDIISNEDAIQGAVHLAHEYGILAGFSSGGNYVSAKRLAKELGPGKHVVTVLPDTGERYLSTGAFSNDGE, translated from the coding sequence ATGGTTTATAACAATATTTCTGAAGCAATTGGTAATACACCAATTATTAAATTAGCTCACGAAGACAAGGATTCTGCTGATATTTATGTCAAGTTAGAATCCCGTAACCCAGGTGGCTCAGTTAAAGACCGTCCCGTTAAATATATTCTTAAAAGCTTACTCGACAGTGGCGAATTAGAAAAAGGCGGAACAATTGTTGAATCTACCTCAGGAAATACCGGGGTTGCCCTTTCCATGTTAGGTGCTGCTTTCGGTCTTCATGTGATTATCGTGATGCCAGAAACCATGTCAGTTGAACGTCGTAACTTGATCCAAGCTTATGGGGCTGAACTGGTCTTAACCCCAGGCTCTGAAGGAATGAAAGGTGCCGGCGAAAAGGCAGCAGAAATCGCTAAAGAAAAGAACGCGCCAATCTTTGGTCAATTTGTTCGCCATGAAAACGTTCAAGCTCACGAAGAAACTACCGCTAAAGAAATTTTAGCCGACTTAGACCAAGTGGATGGCTTCGTAGCTGGTATTGGTACTGGTGGTACCGTAACAGGTGTCGGTAAAACCTTAAAAGCCCATGACAAAAACACCGTAGTTTGGGGTGTTGAACCAGAAGGCTCCCCACTATTAAATGAAGGTAAAGCTGGCTCACATAAGATTCAAGGGATTGGCGCAAACTTCATTCCTAAGATCTTAGACCAAAATGTTCTCGACAAAGTTGACATCATCTCCAACGAAGATGCTATCCAAGGGGCAGTTCATTTGGCCCATGAATATGGTATCCTAGCTGGTTTCTCTTCTGGTGGTAACTATGTTTCTGCTAAACGTCTCGCTAAAGAACTTGGCCCTGGCAAACATGTCGTAACTGTCCTTCCAGATACAGGAGAACGTTACCTCTCTACCGGAGCATTCTCAAATGACGGAGAATAA
- the epsC gene encoding serine O-acetyltransferase EpsC, whose amino-acid sequence MEDNEDKWIRLAKIIYDNDPAAHSWQEVYDLYPSIKALRAHEQAHYYYNNGDYYLARQLAEESRRETGIEIHPGAQLSDTVFIDHGMGVVIGETAVISDNVKLFHGVTLGGVGREKGCKRHPTIQDHVEIGAGAKLLGNITIGHHSKIGANAVVLEDVPPYATAVGMPARIILHDKNWNRIGDYVI is encoded by the coding sequence ATGGAAGATAACGAAGACAAGTGGATCCGCCTAGCCAAGATCATCTATGATAATGATCCAGCGGCCCACTCCTGGCAAGAAGTTTATGACCTCTACCCTAGTATTAAGGCGCTCCGGGCCCATGAACAAGCCCACTATTATTACAATAATGGGGACTACTATCTGGCCCGGCAACTGGCTGAAGAATCTCGGCGGGAAACCGGGATTGAAATTCATCCAGGAGCTCAACTCAGTGATACGGTCTTTATTGACCATGGCATGGGCGTGGTCATTGGTGAAACCGCTGTGATTAGTGATAACGTCAAGCTCTTCCACGGCGTCACCCTAGGCGGTGTCGGTAGGGAAAAAGGCTGCAAACGCCACCCTACTATCCAAGACCATGTTGAAATTGGGGCAGGTGCCAAACTATTAGGCAATATTACCATTGGCCACCACAGTAAAATTGGGGCTAATGCGGTTGTCCTAGAAGACGTGCCACCCTATGCGACGGCAGTTGGCATGCCGGCTCGGATTATCCTCCATGATAAAAATTGGAACCGAATTGGTGACTATGTCATCTAA
- a CDS encoding patatin-like phospholipase family protein, which translates to MTVGLVLEGGGMRALFSAGVLDVFLAEGIQVDKIVGVSAGALYGVNYPSQQNGRALRYNKKYIKDKRYISLNNWVKTGNMVSTDFAYHQVPFELDPFDEETYEASPSDFYAVVTNVETGQAEYPLIDNAKEQIDVLRASGSMPFVSKIVQINGNKYLDGGLADSIPYRFMQSLGVDRLIIVLTQPYGYRKEDKNTFLAKKVYGKEYPHLVKAIEDRPSMYNQQVADVEALAKNDQAFVLQPAHPLEVKRLERDPDRLQATYDHGVEVAKKQVTALKDYLA; encoded by the coding sequence TTGACTGTTGGACTTGTTCTTGAAGGTGGCGGCATGCGGGCCTTGTTTTCGGCTGGAGTATTGGATGTTTTTCTAGCGGAAGGGATCCAGGTTGACAAGATTGTTGGGGTGTCCGCAGGCGCCCTCTATGGGGTCAACTATCCCTCCCAGCAAAATGGTCGGGCCCTGCGTTATAACAAGAAATATATCAAAGATAAGCGCTATATCAGCCTAAACAACTGGGTGAAGACTGGCAATATGGTGTCGACCGATTTTGCCTACCACCAAGTGCCATTTGAACTCGATCCCTTTGATGAGGAGACCTATGAAGCCAGTCCCAGCGATTTTTATGCGGTGGTTACCAATGTCGAAACGGGTCAGGCTGAGTATCCCTTGATTGACAATGCCAAAGAGCAAATTGATGTCTTGCGGGCCAGTGGGTCGATGCCCTTCGTTTCCAAAATCGTTCAAATTAATGGCAATAAATATTTAGATGGTGGCCTAGCTGATTCCATCCCCTATCGCTTCATGCAGTCCCTAGGAGTGGACCGCCTGATCATTGTTCTGACCCAACCTTATGGCTACCGCAAGGAAGACAAGAATACTTTTCTTGCTAAAAAAGTCTATGGCAAAGAATACCCTCATTTAGTCAAAGCCATTGAAGATAGACCCTCCATGTACAATCAACAGGTCGCTGATGTGGAGGCATTAGCTAAAAACGATCAAGCCTTTGTCCTACAACCTGCCCACCCCCTAGAGGTCAAACGTCTGGAACGTGATCCCGACCGCTTACAAGCCACCTACGACCACGGGGTTGAAGTCGCCAAAAAACAAGTAACCGCTCTAAAAGATTACTTAGCTTAA
- a CDS encoding DMT family transporter has protein sequence MHIKSGIRKRAIITTILACSSWGLGGVLSQHLMQTYNMMPLQLTMYRMLTAGISIFLFLAYKKKLPIAKLKADKRSLLQMAIFGICGIVFNQFSYLMTIHYSNSGMATILQFIGPIFLLVYYCLVGRRWPIRREIVALLFTIIGVFLLVTHGQLGHFILSKEAFFWGLMSALGLALLNVLPLKVIDHYGSLPVTGIGMLFGGIFLIFFNFEHLVPPELSLHFLAWFTLTIIVGTIVPYIFYLSSVTFIGPLAASLIGSVEPLTATILSVILLGESFALIDYLGMAFILLTVFLTAHE, from the coding sequence ATGCATATTAAAAGCGGGATTAGAAAACGAGCCATTATTACCACAATTTTAGCCTGTAGTTCCTGGGGTCTAGGGGGCGTTTTGAGTCAGCACCTGATGCAGACCTATAATATGATGCCTTTGCAGCTGACCATGTATCGGATGCTGACAGCAGGAATCTCGATTTTCCTATTCCTGGCATATAAGAAGAAGTTACCCATAGCAAAGTTAAAAGCAGATAAACGGTCGCTCTTACAAATGGCAATATTTGGGATATGTGGGATAGTCTTTAATCAATTTTCTTACTTAATGACGATTCATTATAGTAATTCCGGTATGGCGACTATCCTACAATTTATAGGGCCAATTTTTTTACTGGTTTATTATTGCTTAGTTGGTCGGCGTTGGCCCATTCGAAGAGAGATTGTTGCCCTCTTATTTACTATTATTGGGGTCTTTCTTTTAGTCACTCATGGTCAGTTAGGCCACTTTATTTTATCTAAAGAGGCCTTTTTCTGGGGATTGATGTCTGCATTAGGCCTAGCACTCCTCAATGTCCTTCCTTTAAAGGTTATTGACCACTATGGATCTTTACCGGTTACGGGAATTGGCATGCTATTTGGTGGAATTTTCTTGATATTTTTCAATTTTGAACACCTAGTCCCACCAGAACTTTCTCTTCACTTTTTAGCTTGGTTTACCTTAACCATTATTGTAGGGACCATTGTTCCTTATATTTTCTATCTTTCCAGCGTCACCTTTATCGGGCCCTTAGCGGCTTCTTTGATTGGGTCAGTAGAGCCCTTAACCGCAACCATTTTATCGGTTATACTTCTAGGCGAAAGTTTTGCCCTGATCGATTACTTAGGCATGGCCTTTATCTTGCTGACGGTCTTTCTAACCGCTCATGAATAA
- the secA2 gene encoding accessory Sec system translocase SecA2, translating to MFKVDLDKGRLKRLNRILHQVNAYAGTMAQLSDGDLKQKTNEFKERYQAGESLNDLLPEAYAAVREAAKRVLGMYPYDVQVIGAIVLHEGNIAEMKTGEGKTLTATMPLYLNALTGKGVILVTVNDYLSRRDAEEMGPLYRFMGLTIAMGAPEGSEDLTADDKRQIYAADIVYTTHSALGFDYLGENLAADKEDQFLRNFYYVIIDEVDAVLLDGATSPLVISGSPRVQSNFYQLANDFVESLETGIDYEVTEEKDAVWLTQEGIANAEKYFRLDKFYARSNRELVRHVSLALKAHELFTNEKDYVVRDGKVELLDSRDGRVLKGTRLQAGQHQAIEAKEHVDLTDENRSMASITYQNLFLLFERMAGMTGTGKPAEDEFIDTYNMEVISIPTNRPVIRKDYPDEIYRSFPEKLAASIQFIEEKHATGQPLLIATGSVQLSMLYSTILLNDGIPHNVLNAYNEAKEAEMIKEAGQYGAVTVATAMAGRGTDIKLGQGVADLGGLAVIGTERMVSERVDLQLRGRAGRQGDPGMSKFFVSLEDELIQKWAPEHIRYQSDPSEEIDKIKQLSNFRYEKYFNQAQEASDASGESARKQIIQMDEDMSIQRKLIYQTRDELLEGQGLEEIDLDQVAQRVMGLAVDNLDPNRSRKVQIDRWIFDNLTYNYEPKSIDHLSDQSLIDYLLEIFFTILESKKERLSLGNYFEDFERKCILKAIDEVWVEQVDYLTQFKQVVVSRGAAQHNPIYEYQKEALWSYNEMKDRIYQRIVYYLSLSQIVTDKSGQLTIQFA from the coding sequence ATGTTTAAAGTCGATTTAGATAAAGGTCGGTTAAAGCGGCTGAACCGCATACTTCACCAAGTCAATGCCTATGCAGGTACTATGGCTCAATTATCGGATGGGGACCTCAAACAGAAAACTAATGAATTTAAAGAGCGTTATCAAGCAGGTGAAAGTTTAAATGATCTTCTTCCTGAAGCTTATGCAGCAGTTAGAGAGGCTGCTAAACGGGTGTTAGGGATGTACCCTTACGATGTCCAAGTAATTGGGGCCATTGTATTACATGAGGGAAATATTGCTGAAATGAAAACTGGTGAAGGTAAAACTCTAACAGCAACTATGCCTTTGTATCTCAATGCACTGACAGGAAAAGGGGTAATTTTAGTTACAGTTAACGATTATTTATCCCGCCGTGATGCTGAGGAAATGGGGCCCTTATATCGTTTTATGGGCTTAACGATTGCAATGGGAGCCCCCGAGGGTTCAGAAGATCTTACTGCTGATGATAAAAGACAGATTTATGCAGCTGACATCGTATACACTACCCATTCAGCCCTAGGTTTCGACTATTTAGGTGAAAATTTAGCTGCTGATAAAGAGGATCAATTTTTACGGAACTTTTACTATGTCATTATTGATGAAGTGGATGCAGTCTTGCTTGATGGCGCGACCAGTCCTCTGGTCATTTCAGGCTCTCCAAGAGTCCAGTCTAATTTTTACCAACTAGCTAATGATTTTGTTGAGAGTCTTGAAACAGGAATTGATTATGAAGTCACTGAGGAAAAAGATGCTGTTTGGTTGACTCAGGAGGGTATAGCAAATGCAGAAAAGTATTTTCGCTTAGATAAATTTTATGCGCGGTCAAATCGAGAACTCGTTCGTCATGTTAGCTTAGCCTTAAAAGCCCATGAATTATTCACTAATGAAAAAGATTATGTGGTTCGTGATGGAAAGGTCGAATTATTAGATAGTCGTGATGGTCGAGTCTTAAAAGGCACTCGTTTACAGGCAGGCCAACACCAAGCGATCGAAGCTAAAGAACATGTGGATTTAACGGATGAAAACCGATCGATGGCCTCCATAACATATCAAAATCTGTTCTTACTTTTTGAACGTATGGCTGGTATGACAGGGACAGGGAAACCAGCCGAAGATGAATTCATTGACACTTATAATATGGAAGTTATCTCGATCCCTACCAATCGTCCAGTCATTCGCAAAGATTATCCTGATGAAATATACCGCAGTTTTCCTGAAAAACTTGCTGCTTCGATTCAATTCATTGAAGAAAAGCATGCGACCGGGCAACCCTTATTAATTGCAACAGGCTCTGTTCAATTATCCATGCTATATTCTACGATTTTGCTTAATGATGGTATTCCCCATAACGTTTTAAATGCCTATAATGAAGCCAAAGAGGCAGAAATGATTAAAGAAGCAGGACAATATGGTGCAGTCACGGTCGCCACTGCGATGGCTGGTCGGGGGACAGACATTAAGTTAGGGCAAGGAGTTGCTGACTTAGGCGGTTTAGCTGTTATAGGAACTGAGCGTATGGTTAGCGAACGCGTTGATTTACAATTACGTGGTCGGGCGGGACGACAGGGCGATCCGGGAATGAGTAAGTTTTTTGTGTCTTTAGAAGACGAACTCATTCAAAAATGGGCTCCAGAGCACATTCGCTATCAATCTGATCCCAGTGAAGAAATAGATAAAATTAAACAATTATCTAATTTTCGCTATGAGAAATACTTTAACCAAGCTCAAGAGGCCAGTGATGCTAGTGGAGAAAGTGCTAGAAAGCAAATCATTCAAATGGATGAGGATATGAGTATTCAAAGAAAGCTTATTTATCAAACCCGTGATGAACTTCTAGAAGGCCAAGGGTTAGAAGAAATCGATCTAGACCAAGTTGCACAGCGCGTGATGGGATTGGCTGTAGATAACCTTGATCCTAATAGAAGTCGCAAAGTACAAATTGATCGTTGGATATTTGATAACCTAACCTATAATTATGAACCTAAAAGTATTGATCATTTATCCGATCAGTCTCTAATCGATTATTTATTGGAAATCTTTTTTACCATTTTAGAATCTAAGAAAGAACGTTTGAGCCTAGGAAACTATTTTGAAGACTTTGAACGTAAGTGTATTTTAAAAGCTATTGATGAAGTTTGGGTGGAACAAGTGGACTATCTAACCCAATTTAAACAGGTAGTTGTAAGCAGGGGAGCAGCTCAGCATAATCCAATTTATGAATACCAAAAGGAAGCACTTTGGTCTTATAATGAAATGAAAGATCGTATTTATCAAAGGATCGTTTATTATTTATCTTTAAGTCAAATTGTTACAGATAAAAGTGGTCAGCTAACTATTCAATTCGCATAA
- the asp3 gene encoding accessory Sec system protein Asp3: MKDYYIVRWGLMNDEIFSHGSQIEWQSPDRVSFKNSMVHSGIVINQWSSEKSYGLYFSSPKLPLLTSHKTYFLKFIGQVEPNNSIMFTVEFFDYYGESLQKDFIRSCDDSFTVPDNYGNYTISLVHAGCRSITFKRLIISEILLDNVMSKDTLLIENNHDFNHLLFVEPGIGSIQEEVNKLQQIVLVKSHANLLASELLNAQLYLSKEAMSGVDSFVQSSHSKPFYFIGYGPISNLAAKYYAQRYPNSQALVTDDHLELFQYQKIAQQSSLDEGIIQWLQTSVGVSRPNIKCYYKNKQSDDRFIGAKLLDYHRNLLKLEGQVIS, encoded by the coding sequence GTGAAAGATTATTACATTGTCCGATGGGGATTGATGAACGATGAGATATTCAGCCATGGCTCTCAGATAGAGTGGCAGTCTCCGGATAGGGTATCTTTTAAAAACTCTATGGTCCATTCTGGTATAGTTATTAACCAATGGTCTTCTGAAAAATCTTATGGACTTTATTTTTCATCACCTAAACTCCCGCTATTAACAAGTCATAAGACCTACTTTCTTAAATTTATTGGTCAGGTCGAACCAAATAACTCCATAATGTTTACGGTGGAATTTTTTGATTATTACGGTGAATCCTTGCAGAAAGATTTTATCCGCAGCTGTGATGACTCATTTACTGTACCTGATAATTATGGAAATTACACCATATCTTTAGTTCACGCAGGCTGCCGTTCTATCACTTTTAAGCGCTTGATAATATCTGAAATACTTTTAGATAATGTTATGAGTAAAGATACACTACTAATTGAAAATAATCATGATTTCAATCACTTGCTTTTTGTTGAACCAGGAATAGGAAGTATCCAAGAAGAAGTGAATAAGTTACAGCAAATAGTCTTAGTTAAGTCTCATGCTAATTTGCTGGCCAGTGAATTATTAAACGCCCAGCTATATTTATCAAAGGAAGCTATGTCTGGTGTAGATAGCTTTGTTCAGTCTAGTCATAGTAAACCCTTTTATTTTATTGGCTATGGGCCGATTTCCAATTTAGCTGCTAAGTACTATGCTCAACGATATCCTAATTCCCAAGCCTTAGTCACTGACGATCATTTAGAGCTTTTTCAATATCAAAAAATTGCCCAGCAATCGAGTTTAGATGAAGGTATTATTCAATGGTTGCAAACAAGTGTTGGCGTCAGTCGACCTAATATAAAATGCTATTATAAAAATAAACAGTCTGATGATCGTTTTATCGGAGCTAAGTTATTAGATTATCACCGTAATCTTTTGAAGTTAGAAGGACAAGTAATTAGTTGA
- the asp2 gene encoding accessory Sec system protein Asp2, producing the protein MTRVLQIGYSDWSQGVKFKNEVDWTFILNTELADYYQEALEENTLPPRPFSLVILTAPIDRLLIDKLLPLMEAYTVLIDQQFESYYTTPEFERLFSMKKAQFIEVKNIEETVIELAKVFFDGNYGERRGVQDISVQANFSGNYQYLGNNYILFQIEQTDQMTPLLYWRHLIISNIDRYIDIWLEFIKDETIDLNMTITFIRMGSSNQVVERISYNNEAIKKRILLDPPENCYASFSLCVKGSGQLRIGPLHVRHSRRKWGDYLAGGQIIADNHREEFAFYYNPGNLKPPLNVYFSGYRTAEGFEGFPMMKNLKHPFILINDLRLEGGAFYRGSAQFEAAIVAKIVEVLDELNFTKDQLILSGMSMGTFGALYYGSFLDPYAIIMARPLVYLGNITRNQRLRRPNDSFKTAMDLTLKFGNNDDLATDLDILDSMLMPKLKQTHYSQSTYAMTYMLNEDYDNEAYYGLLKNLSDKPIKIISKSVMGRHNDNTPTVASWFINQYKRILWEDFESKEGTE; encoded by the coding sequence ATGACTAGAGTTTTACAAATCGGCTATAGCGATTGGTCACAGGGCGTAAAATTTAAGAATGAAGTTGATTGGACCTTTATACTAAATACTGAGCTTGCTGATTATTACCAAGAAGCTTTGGAAGAAAATACTCTGCCTCCAAGACCTTTTTCTCTGGTTATACTGACTGCTCCTATTGATAGATTACTAATAGATAAGCTGCTCCCCTTAATGGAAGCTTATACTGTATTAATTGATCAACAATTTGAATCTTATTACACGACTCCTGAGTTTGAACGTTTATTTTCCATGAAAAAGGCTCAATTCATTGAAGTGAAAAATATTGAAGAGACGGTTATTGAATTAGCAAAAGTATTCTTTGACGGCAATTATGGAGAGAGACGTGGCGTTCAGGATATTTCTGTTCAAGCTAATTTTTCTGGTAACTATCAATACCTTGGAAATAATTATATTCTGTTTCAAATTGAACAGACAGACCAAATGACTCCTTTGTTATATTGGCGACATCTTATTATATCTAATATAGATCGATATATAGATATATGGTTAGAATTTATAAAGGATGAGACCATTGATCTCAATATGACTATTACCTTTATTCGCATGGGAAGCTCTAATCAGGTGGTTGAGCGCATTTCCTATAATAATGAAGCAATAAAAAAGAGAATCTTATTAGATCCGCCTGAGAATTGTTATGCGAGCTTTTCCCTTTGTGTCAAAGGCTCTGGTCAACTAAGGATTGGCCCTTTACATGTTAGACATTCCCGAAGAAAGTGGGGAGACTATTTAGCTGGTGGACAAATTATAGCTGATAATCATCGTGAAGAGTTTGCTTTTTACTATAATCCTGGCAACTTAAAACCTCCTTTAAATGTTTATTTTTCTGGTTATAGGACAGCAGAAGGTTTTGAAGGCTTTCCTATGATGAAGAACTTAAAGCATCCCTTTATATTGATTAATGATTTACGTTTAGAAGGCGGTGCCTTCTATCGAGGGAGTGCCCAATTCGAGGCAGCGATTGTTGCTAAGATAGTGGAAGTATTAGATGAGTTAAATTTCACTAAGGATCAGTTAATCCTTTCAGGTATGTCTATGGGAACCTTTGGTGCTTTGTACTATGGAAGTTTTTTAGATCCTTATGCCATAATTATGGCGCGACCACTTGTTTATTTAGGAAATATTACTAGAAACCAGCGCTTAAGACGTCCTAATGATTCCTTTAAAACGGCAATGGATTTAACCTTGAAATTTGGTAACAATGATGATTTAGCAACTGATTTGGATATTTTAGACAGTATGTTAATGCCTAAATTAAAACAGACCCATTATAGTCAATCTACCTATGCGATGACTTACATGCTTAATGAAGATTACGATAATGAGGCGTATTATGGATTATTGAAAAATCTGAGTGATAAGCCAATTAAAATTATTAGTAAATCCGTGATGGGACGACATAATGATAATACACCTACGGTCGCAAGTTGGTTTATAAACCAATATAAGAGAATCCTATGGGAAGATTTTGAAAGTAAGGAGGGAACAGAGTGA
- the asp1 gene encoding accessory Sec system protein Asp1 encodes MYYFIPSWYANNQWDFVEPSYMDLYFDDTVNQLRLFQRAGEANQLLMLDYAPMLRLNLHDQNIEEYNYWSVFDFIQGINLHKVRPITLEDLSFPKQAEFVPTPFLMMVFVHNEHYADIQFKSNGYIAFIDYYQDKQLTKQYIFDDRAFISSVIFYNNGQASHQDYLNLAGQWVVREFYAKGSIEINQDLLEKERFDHTTYQSKETLIEEMTSKYLIKHMGQDDKVVVAYSDRHNHLFNQLSQKNKIDLIYSLYSQRSFESNTKDFKTSLKRAKLLITDTDQLKDQLINYTKKSSLDTSIYRLSPFDTRLQLGMSQRIKNLIIYLEVSQLSLEEIKEVMDVIKTKMEKDERIRLVLGAFQIDQAKIDHLESLSDHLNKYFDSQYGEVVDFADKMPEKEKKPVCQVQINHSERDFIQSLKYVRLMIDWTSHPWVYGQIAGISAGISQINRVESAYVEHLKNGLIAKNLDQLAQGIDYYFKGLKHWNEALVYSVEKINKYHSGELVSQWKALLGENGND; translated from the coding sequence ATGTATTATTTTATTCCCTCATGGTATGCAAATAATCAATGGGATTTTGTTGAGCCTTCCTATATGGACTTGTATTTTGATGATACGGTTAATCAATTGCGTTTATTTCAGCGTGCGGGTGAAGCTAATCAACTATTAATGCTCGATTATGCTCCGATGTTACGGTTGAACTTACATGATCAAAATATAGAAGAATATAATTATTGGTCGGTTTTTGACTTTATTCAAGGCATTAATTTACATAAAGTCAGACCAATTACTTTAGAAGACTTATCTTTTCCTAAGCAAGCAGAATTTGTTCCTACTCCGTTTCTAATGATGGTATTTGTGCATAATGAACATTATGCTGATATCCAATTTAAGTCTAATGGCTATATCGCCTTTATTGACTACTATCAAGATAAACAATTAACAAAACAGTACATTTTTGATGATCGGGCCTTTATTTCTAGCGTTATCTTTTATAATAATGGTCAGGCTAGCCACCAAGACTATTTAAATTTAGCCGGTCAGTGGGTAGTTCGTGAATTTTATGCTAAGGGAAGTATAGAGATCAACCAGGATCTCTTAGAAAAAGAGCGCTTTGATCATACTACTTACCAATCAAAGGAAACACTCATTGAAGAGATGACAAGCAAGTATCTAATTAAACATATGGGACAAGATGATAAGGTCGTTGTTGCTTATAGTGATAGACATAATCATTTATTTAATCAGTTAAGTCAGAAAAATAAGATTGATTTAATCTATTCTCTTTATAGTCAGCGCTCCTTTGAGAGCAATACAAAAGACTTTAAAACCTCTCTGAAAAGGGCGAAGTTACTGATTACTGATACTGATCAATTGAAAGACCAGCTAATTAACTATACGAAGAAGAGTTCACTTGATACATCCATTTATCGATTATCCCCTTTCGATACCAGACTCCAGCTAGGTATGAGTCAGCGGATTAAGAATTTAATTATTTATCTTGAAGTAAGTCAACTTAGCCTAGAAGAAATTAAAGAAGTCATGGATGTTATAAAAACTAAAATGGAAAAGGATGAACGTATTCGCTTGGTTTTAGGAGCCTTTCAAATTGATCAAGCTAAAATCGACCATTTAGAAAGTTTATCTGATCATTTAAATAAGTATTTTGATTCCCAATATGGCGAAGTTGTTGATTTTGCGGATAAAATGCCTGAAAAAGAAAAAAAACCAGTTTGTCAGGTGCAAATTAATCATAGTGAGCGCGACTTTATCCAAAGCTTGAAGTATGTGCGTTTGATGATTGATTGGACTTCTCATCCCTGGGTTTATGGCCAGATTGCTGGAATTAGTGCAGGAATTTCTCAGATTAACCGAGTGGAATCTGCCTATGTTGAGCATTTGAAAAATGGGCTAATTGCTAAGAATTTGGATCAATTAGCTCAAGGGATCGATTATTACTTCAAAGGGCTTAAACATTGGAATGAAGCCTTAGTATACTCTGTAGAAAAGATTAATAAGTACCATAGTGGGGAATTAGTGAGTCAATGGAAAGCATTGTTAGGAGAGAACGGCAATGACTAG